Proteins encoded together in one Monomorium pharaonis isolate MP-MQ-018 chromosome 8, ASM1337386v2, whole genome shotgun sequence window:
- the LOC105831799 gene encoding uncharacterized protein LOC105831799 produces the protein MEEIRVPVHDNSPSIEYTLRPISYTSWFMGVGIAHPLKCPKFVTIVIRIIHLVICTVILTMFIRNNISHLSIDSVVEFFYIIDRMIFFVAAYYYIYHGIRQYNTWPKLMDKIKELDQKIRKETHMNDEPVKVMEAVAILMTFVCCPLIPIVRYLYDFLTSNYIAIDSLFSDYMMAQSMINSFFFGVVVYVLYYRYKMINKMLGHLELSDARLITLKIRRIKELHNDICDLVIVINDIHGFYLLLFSANCFSIVTTALFCGYMVFMLNSYKVALIYCIISVIYTIQFGVICWACKLARQEFEKTKTIMCAISLKCQSMKFDKPNDTRNQLSLEVRPSLEDANSEQNFNWSRNWNYVAMENLLRKIMARNDVNTEINDFFIQLQHHRVSFTACDFFEMNNNLFCAFIGVISTYLIIFIQFTNKSE, from the exons atggaGGAGATTCGTGTGCCTGTACACGACAACTCGCCATCGATAGAGTACACCTTGCGTCCAATATCTTACACGTCTTGGTTTATGGGCGTGGGCATTGCACATCCGCTAAAGTGTCCAAAGTTTGTGACGATAGTCATACGTATCATTCACTTGGTCATTTGTACAGTGATTCTAACAATGTTCATCCGTAACAACATTTCTCATTTATCCATAGATTCAGTAGTAGAATTCTTCTACATCATAGATAGGATGATATTTTTCGTTGCggcatattattacatttatcacGGAATCAGACAGTATAACACGTGGCCAAAGCTGATGGACAAAATAAAGGAGCTTGATCAAAAGATTAGAAAAGAAACACACATGAATGATGAACCAGTAAAAGTCATGGAAGCAGTAGCGATTCTTATGACTTTTGTGTGTTGCCCTTTGATCCCGATTGTACGCTACCTATATGACTTTTTGACTTCAAATTACATTGCAATTGACAGTCTTTTTTCTGATTACATGATGGCACAGTCGATGATCAACAGCTTCTTCTTCGGTGTTGTCGTTTATGTTCTGTATTACagatataaaatgataaataagatGCTCGGCCATTTGGAACTATCTGATGCGCGATTGATCACGCTCAAGATTAGACGCATTAAAGAATTGCATAACG ATATTTGTGACTTAGTTATTGTGATAAACGATATTCACGGTTTTTATCTTCTTCTCTTCTCGGCAAACTGCTTCTCTATTGTAACGACTGCACTATTCTGTGGATATATGGTTTTTATGCTTAATAGCTATAAGGTGGCATTGATATATTGCATAATTTCGGTTATATACACTATTCAATTTGGTGTGATTTGCTGGGCTTGCAAACTCGCGCGTCAAGAATTCGAAAAAACCAAGACAATTATGTGTGCAATTTCACTGAAATGCCAATCTATGAAGTTTGATAAACCGAACGATACGAGGAATCAATTGAGTTTAGAGGTACGACCGTCATTGGAAGACGCGAACAGcgagcaaaattttaattggagTCGCAATTGGAATTACGTTGCCATGGAAAATCTTTTGCGTAAAATTATGGCTCGAAACGATGTCAATACCGAAATTAATGACTTTTTTATTCAACTACAACATCATCGAGTATCATTTACGGCCTGTGATTTCTTTGAAATGAACAATAATCTGTTCTGTGCt tttatcgGAGTAATTTCCACAtacttgataatttttattcaatttactaATAAATCCGAATAA